A region of Solanum dulcamara chromosome 7, daSolDulc1.2, whole genome shotgun sequence DNA encodes the following proteins:
- the LOC129895701 gene encoding uncharacterized protein LOC129895701, with protein sequence MENKKPVMQHSNSHLSASSSSDSSLELSTHPKESLGDIYTKPEEDAPSPAASSIPDVSSQTPQWSMMSSSPRAETGNPLSPDAFPQNVEPMKSPPLHTMDQPPGYDPNRIPKSIFSSKPTTTEWSTASNESLFSIQMGANNFSTDYSYMLPKSGEIPEEWENSTANPYYTSEVKYNESKSLNSPLPPLIEVSRDNDEKVGRALEGPGIQEKNVENLKVVPEEITVNNIKQKTTTNIIEEPTATTSNRPDDRVAPPIEETRISSPAHASSPCYSEASGNSSKSFVFPVLVNDGGKSNSLKGASEKVEKSQPRPQPEFQPEKQPQQKQSESQPKVAAKTWCSCFTCWPRCC encoded by the exons ATGGAGAATAAGAAGCCAGTAATGCAGCATTCGAATTCTCATTTATCAGCTTCTTCGTCCTCTGATTCATCTCTAGAACTAAGTACACATCCAAAGGAGTCTCTTGGAGATATATATACCAAGCCTGAAGAAGATGCTCCGAGTCCAGCAGCCTCGTCTATTCCTGATGTTTCTTCTCAGACGCCTCAATGGAGCATGATGAGTTCATCTCCGCGTGCTGAAACAGGAAATCCGTTATCTCCTGATGCTTTTCCTCAGAATGTTGAGCCAATGAAATCCCCTCCTTTACATACTATGGATCAACCTCCAGGTTATGATCCTAATCGTAttccaaaatccattttttcGAGCAAACCTACCACTACGGAATGGAGTACTGCTTCAAACGAGTCGTTATTTAGCATTCAGATGGGAGCCAATAATTTCTCTACAGATTATTCTTACATGCTACCTAAATCAGGAGAAATCCCTGAGGAATGGGAAAATTCAACAGCCAATCCATATTACACGTCTGAAGTTAAATACAATGAAAGTAAGAGCTTAAATTCCCCTCTTCCCCCACTTATCGAAGTTAGTAGAGATAATGATGAAAAAGTTGGAAGAGCTTTGGAAGGTCCCGGTATACAAGAGAAGAATGTCGAGAACCTCAAAGTGGTACCAGAGGAAATAACTGTGAataatatcaaacaaaaaacaACTACTAATATCATTGAAGAGCCTACTGCTACCACCTCCAACAGGCCTGATGATAGAGTGGCTCCTCCAATTGAGGAAACTCGTATTTCATCACCTGCTCATGCTTCTTCACCTTGCTACTCCGAGGCGAGTGGAAACAGCAGCAAATCCTTTGTTTTCCCAGT ACTAGTAAATGATGGTGGGAAAAGCAACTCGCTGAAAGGTGCATCTGAGAAAGTAGAAAAATCTCAACCTCGACCTCAACCAGAGTTCCAACCTGAAAAACAGCCACAACAAAAACAATCAGAATCACAGCCTAAAGTAGCAGCGAAAACTTGGTGTTCATGTTTCACTTGTTGGCCTCGCTgttgttga
- the LOC129896595 gene encoding exocyst complex component EXO70E2-like has translation MGDSEANLLPVLEGEEKLIAAAQQIVKALQNKKDLTHDARKILADLGSQLMSSITKVEDDKLCSTEDTTEKSKSKLDELEEQLNILQNKVMSWEEVNHESVIWDCGQEYVIDYLRSVDEARKLTEQLESTLEVDKDSKEEELLCRAQEVVRIAMNWLEEEFRHLLVQNKQPFEPEHMSFRSNEDDEGSIASFGDDSVEDVVQRDSMSRRSEEYVVELVHPDVIPDLRCIANLMFNSNYSSECSQAFVNVRKDALDDFLFILEVDKLSIDDVVKMEWNSLNSKIRRWIRCMKIFVRVYLVSEKWLSDQIFGELEHSVSSICFVESSKGSILHLLKFAESVAVGPHQPEKLIRILDMYEVLSDLIPDIDVMFSDDHAGLCVRTECQDILRSLAGCARTTFLEFENAIASSVSEKPFRGGGIHHLTRYVMNYMKTLTDYSKILNELLKGDEEDSSEDHMTQDREEEEEEEDNSNRSSCYISPLAQYFRSFTSILECNLDDKSKLYKDESLGHLFLMNNIHYMAEKVKNSHDLRTILGDDWIRKHNWRFQQHAMNYERATWSSILSLLRDEGLHNPGSNSISKTLLKERLQCFYVAFDEVYKSQTGWSIQDSQLRDDLRISTSLKVIQAYRTFVGRHSNHISDKHIKYSADDMENFLMDLFEGSPRSLHASSHRGK, from the coding sequence ATGGGAGACTCTGAAGCTAATCTTCTTCCTGTACTGGAGGGAGAAGAAAAACTGATTGCTGCTGCACAGCAGATTGTTAAAGCATTGCAAAATAAAAAGGATTTAACACATGATGCAAGAAAAATCCTGGCTGATTTAGGCTCTCAATTAATGTCTTCCATTACCAAAGTAGAAGATGACAAACTTTGTAGTACTGAAGACACTACAGAGAAATCGAAATCGAAATTGGATGAGCTTGAGGAGCAGCTTAACATACTGCAGAATAAGGTGATGAGTTGGGAGGAGGTAAATCATGAATCAGTTATATGGGATTGTGGTCAAGAATATGTAATTGATTATTTAAGATCTGTCGATGAAGCTCGAAAATTGACTGAACAGTTAGAGAGTACTTTGGAGGTTGATAAAGATAGTAAAGAGGAAGAGCTTTTATGCAGGGCTCAGGAAGTTGTTCGAATAGCAATGAATTGGCTTGAAGAGGAGTTTAGGCATTTGCTTGTTCAGAACAAGCAGCCTTTCGAGCCTGAGCATATGTCTTTTCGTTCAAACGAAGATGATGAGGGTTCTATTGCTTCATTTGGAGATGATTCAGTAGAGGATGTGGTTCAAAGGGATAGCATGAGTAGACGTTCGGAGGAATATGTCGTTGAACTTGTACATCCTGATGTGATTCCTGATTTAAGGTGTATCGCGAATTTGATGTTCAATTCGAATTATAGTAGTGAGTGTTCTCAAGCATTTGTTAATGTTAGGAAAGATGCATTGGATGATTTCTTATTCATTCTTGAAGTGGATAAGTTGAGTATTGATGATGTGGTGAAGATGGAATGGAACTCATTGAACTCGAAAATCAGGAGGTGGATAAGGTGTATGAAGATCTTTGTGCGCGTTTATCTTGTTAGTGAGAAATGGTTAAGTGATCAAATTTTTGGTGAACTAGAACATTCAGTCAGTTCAATATGCTTTGTTGAGTCTTCAAAAGGTTCAATATTGCATCTTTTGAAATTTGCTGAATCAGTAGCTGTTGGACCTCATCAACCAGAGAAATTGATTCGGATTCTTGACATGTATGAGGTTCTTTCAGATCTCATCCCGGATATTGATGTTATGTTCTCTGATGATCATGCTGGATTATGTGTTAGAACAGAATGCCAAGACATTCTCAGAAGCTTGGCTGGTTGTGCAAGGACaacttttcttgaatttgaaaatGCTATTGCTTCAAGCGTATCAGAAAAACCTTTTCGTGGTGGTGGAATACACCACCTCACGAGGTACGTTATGAACTACATGAAAACTTTAACAGATTATAGCAAGATCCTCAATGAGCTACTGAAGGGAGACGAGGAAGATTCATCAGAAGATCACATGACGCAGGatagggaagaagaagaagaagaagaagataacaGTAACAGATCAAGTTGTTACATTTCTCCGTTGGCTCAATATTTTAGATCCTTCACTTCAATTTTGGAATGCAACCTTGATGACAAGTCCAAGTTATACAAGGATGAATCATTAGGTCACCTTTTCTTGATGAATAATATTCATTACATGGCTGAAAAGGTGAAGAATTCTCATGATCTAAGAACAATACTAGGCGATGATTGGATTCGTAAACATAATTGGAGATTCCAACAGCATGCAATGAACTATGAGAGAGCTACTTGGAGTTCCATCCTCTCGTTACTTAGGGATGAAGGGCTTCATAATCCAGGATCTAATTCTATATCAAAAACTCTGCTGAAAGAGAGACTGCAATGCTTTTATGTTGCATTTGATGAAGTTTACAAGAGCCAGACAGGTTGGTCGATTCAAGATAGCCAACTTCGTGATGATCTACGAATCTCAACGTCTCTCAAGGTTATCCAAGCATATAGGACTTTTGTTGGAAGGCACAGTAATCATATTAGTGATAAACATATTAAGTACAGCGCCGATGATATGGAAAATTTCTTGATGGATCTGTTTGAGGGATCTCCAAGATCATTACATGCTTCTTCTCATAGGGGAAAATGA